The Methanococcus voltae genomic sequence ATATAGTACGTGTTTTTGAACTATCTTCATTCAAAACGTAGGGAGAGAGGTTCGGTTCAACAATAATATTTTTCATAACGTAAATAATATTCATAATTAAATTTCAATATCGCAAAGCTTCCAAAACGGAATTAATTTAACTATAAATCCATCTTCATTTATTTCATCCTCTTGGTCAAACGTTATCAGATATAACTCATCACATTTAACTTTTTTTCCAATTTTAACAAGTTTTTTAATCTCTATATCGTAATTATCCATATTTAAATCATAACAAACATTTATAAGCTTAGAAATATGTTCATTTCTTTTTACTAAAAAGTCAACTTCCCCAATGTTATCTTCGTAATAAAAGATATTTTGATTTTCAACTAAACCTCTTCGTCTTAATTCAAGAAAGACTGCATTTTCAAGATATTTACCACTATCGGGTGAATTTTTAAAGTCATAAATGTTTATAAATCCATTATCTATTATATAAGATTTCATTAAGCTTAAACTACTTTCTTTTAAATTATGAGAGTATTTTTTTAATGGAAAAATTACATAAGAATCATTTAAATGGCTTAAATACTCATATAATGTATTTTTACTTACCTTAACGCCCATCGATTTAAAAGTATTTGCAAGCTTATTTATCGATACTTTCTTTGTATTTGAATTAATTAAAAATTTTAAGAATAAACGTAATGAATCAGTGTTTTTTACACCATAACGTTCGACTATATCCTTATAAATTACCATGTCAAGATAATTCTTTAAAATATCGTCCCTATTTTCTTCTTCAAGTACTACTTCAGGAAATCCTCCATAATTAAGATAGTTTTCCAAATGATATATTATTGTAGCGTGCTCTTGCTCAGTTAATACGTCAAATTCTGTATTTGTTTTATTTATTCCTTTAATTCCTTTAAATTCTAAATATTCCTTAAAAGATAGTGGAAATACTTCAACAGTTAAACTTCTACCCCTTAGTTGGGTTGCAATTTCTTTTGAAAGCAATTTTGAAGACGAACCAGTTAAATAAACCTTGTATTCTTCTTTTTCCACTAATCGTTTTACAATCAACTCAAAATTATCAATTTCTTGAATTTCGTCAAAGAAAAATGTTATCTTGTTATTGGGATACATCTCTTTTGAGACTTTTACAATTTCTCTTAACGTTTCCAAGGTTACAGGGAATATTCTATCGTCATCGAGTGGAAAAAATATAGCATCTTTGGTTTCTTTAAATAATTTCATCAATATAGACGTTTTTCCAGACCTTCTTATACCAACAACCGCAAGAGCTTTATTAGTCGTTGGCAAACTTATATTTCTTTCATTTAAAGTTATATCTTTTTGTGAATATTCTTTAATTATTGATTTTATAACATTTTTATCGTTCATAATTTCACCATTAAGTATAGTATTTATATACCTTTACTCATTTGAGAGTAAATATATTATGATTATTTACTTATATGAAAGTAAAGGTATATAAATATATAGAAATATCACATATGGTACATAAAGGTATTAAAATATAATAAAAATAATAATAATTAACATAATAAAAATAATAAAAAAATATAATAATTTTTTAAGTTTTTAAGTTTTATTCATTATTCAAATATTCACATATATTTTTATAATCGCAAAAATGACAATTTGATGGATTTTTAACAACCTCAAAGTCTTCATTCATTATTTTATCGATATAACTTTCAATATTTTGCTTAATTTCCTCAATTTTAGATTCTTCGATATCTAAAATAACGCTTTTAGCGATAGCGGGGTAAATATGCCCTATTTGAATAGGATATTTGCCATACTTCTCTTTAACAGCAATTGCATAAATTATCAATTGAATGTTATTCAACAACTTATTTTTAGATAGTGCCGTTTTTCCAGTTTTGTAATCCAGTACTATATAATTATCATCGGTTGTTTTATCTATTCTATCTATTATACCGTTTATAGTATGATTACATAAATTTATGCTAAATTTTTCCTCAACACTAATAATTTTATCAACATTATTTTTTTCAAACTCAAACCAGTAATTTAACATATTTAAACAGTTCGTCATTTGTTCATCATATTCTGTCTTTGAATCAAAATCTTGCTCTTTTAAATTTTCTAAAAGCATATTTTGAGCCATTTCAATTGTAATACGCTCATCGTTAATTTTTTTATCACCTAATATCTCAAATATCTTGTGAACGGTATTCCCTACTGAAAAGTAGGACTTTTTAGGTGTCGGTATCGATAATACGTTCTTATATTTAAACATTAAAGGACAACTGTCATAATCTACTATTTTAGATGGTGAAAAAGCCATATCTGGATTAACTAACGGAGGAAGTTGAATTTCATTGTTTATCAACCTTGTTATTTTTTCATCTTCATTATTATTAGTATTATTAGCGTTAGTAATATTCTCTTTATTAACTATATTACAATTTTTATCAAGTTTTAAAACGTCATTTAAATCAAAACCTGTCAAATTACCTGATTTTTCAACTTCATTTAATTTTGCAAGGGTAATAAGTGAATTTAAAGCTTTATCGTACATTTTATTTATGGTATATTTTGAAACTAATTTTTCATATTCGTTAATTTTTTTAGACAACAGTGTCTCAGAATAAACGTTATGGTTTTCAAATGGCTTTGATTCGATGAATTCTACTTTTTCATTATAAATATGGTTAATATATTCTAAAAACTCGCTTGGCTTTACATCTCGCTTATTTCCCGTATATCGTTTTGGATAAACCAAATACAGTTTTTTCATTGCTCTTGTCATTGCTACATATAGCAATCGCAATTCTTCTTCTTTATGTAATTCCTTTTCTGGAACATTGTTTTTAATACGG encodes the following:
- a CDS encoding ATP-binding protein; this translates as MNDKNVIKSIIKEYSQKDITLNERNISLPTTNKALAVVGIRRSGKTSILMKLFKETKDAIFFPLDDDRIFPVTLETLREIVKVSKEMYPNNKITFFFDEIQEIDNFELIVKRLVEKEEYKVYLTGSSSKLLSKEIATQLRGRSLTVEVFPLSFKEYLEFKGIKGINKTNTEFDVLTEQEHATIIYHLENYLNYGGFPEVVLEEENRDDILKNYLDMVIYKDIVERYGVKNTDSLRLFLKFLINSNTKKVSINKLANTFKSMGVKVSKNTLYEYLSHLNDSYVIFPLKKYSHNLKESSLSLMKSYIIDNGFINIYDFKNSPDSGKYLENAVFLELRRRGLVENQNIFYYEDNIGEVDFLVKRNEHISKLINVCYDLNMDNYDIEIKKLVKIGKKVKCDELYLITFDQEDEINEDGFIVKLIPFWKLCDIEI